The Quadrisphaera setariae nucleotide sequence GCGGATCCTCGGGGCCCACATGCTCGAGGTCTGCCCGACCATCACCACCTCCACGCCGCGCATCGAGGTGCACCCCCTCGGCATCGGGGACCGCGAGGACCCGGTCCGCATGGTCCACACCGCCGACCCGGGCGACGCCGTCATCGTCGGCTGGTGCGACCTGGGCGAGCGCTTCCGCCTCGTGGCCAACGAGGTGCGCGTGGTGACCCCGCCGCAGGACCTGCCCAACCTGCCCGTGGCCCGCGCCGTCTGGGAGCCGCTGCCCGACTGGCGCACCTCCACCGAGTGCTGGCTCGAGGCCGGCGGTCCCCACCACACCGTCATGACCACCCAGTTCGGCCTCGAGGTCCTGGAGGACCTCGCCGACGTCGTGGGCACCGAGCTCGCGGTCGTCGGCGCCGGCACCACGACGCGCTCCTTCAAGCGCGAGCTGCGCTGGGAGAGCGCCTACCGCGTCCTGCAGCGCGGCGTCTGACGCTCGGGCGTCCGCAGCGCGCCGCCGCCACCCGCCGACCCGGGTGGCGGCGGCGAGGTGCGGACGACCTCCGCCAGGTGCCAGCGCGGCGCCGACCGTAGGGTGATCCGGTGGCTGTCGCGGTGACCCTGTCGACGGCGTCGGTGTACCCCCAGGGGGTCGCCGACGCGTTCGAGATGGCGGCCCGCGTCGGCTACGACGGGGTCGAGGTCATGGTGTGGACCGACCCGGTCAGCCAGGACGAGGACGCCATCGCCGAGCTGTCCGACCACTTCGGGGTGCCGGTGACGTCCGTGCACGCGCCGACGCTGCTGCTCACGCAGCGGGTGTGGGGCAAGGAGCCGTGGCCGAAGGTCGAGCGGGCGGCGCGGATGGCCAAGCGGCTGGGGGCGCGCACCGTGGTGGTGCACCCGCCGTTCCGCTGGCAGAAGGACTACGCCACCGGCTTCGAGGCCGGGGTCCGGCGCATCGCGCAGGCCGAGGGCGTCACCCTCGCCGTCGAGAACATGTACCCCTGGCGCGCCGGCGGGCGCGAGTTCGCCGCGTACCTGCCCGGGTGGGACCCCTGCGAGCTCGACTACGACGCGCTGCTGCTGGACGTCTCCCACGCCGCCACCTCCGGGCTCAGCTGCCTGGAGCTGGCGGAGCGCATGGGCGACCGCCTCAAGCACCTGCACCTCACCGACGGCAACGGCTCCCCCAAGGACGAGCACCTCCTGCCCGGCCAGGGCTCGCAGCCGGTGGCCGAGCTGCTCGCGCACCTGGCAGCGCGGGACTGGCAGGGCGACGCCTGCGTGGAGGTCACCACCCGCCGCAGCCGCGGCCCGGACGAGCGCCGCGCCGCGCTGGCGGCGGCGCTGGCGTTCGCCCGCGAGCACCTCCGGGTGGGCCCGCAGGGCTGACCGGCCCCGGCTGCGCGCCGGCCCGACCCGGCGGCCCGCTAGCGTGCAGGAGTGGCGGATCGCACGCTAGTGGTCTGGGACGACGCCCTCGCGGCGCACGACTTCGGCCCCGGCCACCCCATGGCGCCGCTGCGCCTCGAGCTCACCGCGCGCCTGGCGCGCGAGCTGGGCCTGCTCGAGGCGCCCGGTGTGCGGGTCACGGGCGCCCGCGTGGCGCCCGACGAGCTCATCACCACGGTCCACGACCCCCGCTACGTGGCGGCCGTCCGCCGCGTCTCGGCGGACCCCCGCCTGGTCGACTTCGCGCACGGCCTGGGCACCGACGACGACCCGGTCTTCGCGGGCATGCACGAGACGTCGGCGCGCGTGGTGGCCGCCACCGTCGACTGCGTCGACGCCGTCTGGTCCGGCGAGGCCGAGCACGCGGTGAACGTCAGCGGCGGCATGCACCACGCCATGCCCGACCGCGC carries:
- a CDS encoding sugar phosphate isomerase/epimerase family protein, producing the protein MAVAVTLSTASVYPQGVADAFEMAARVGYDGVEVMVWTDPVSQDEDAIAELSDHFGVPVTSVHAPTLLLTQRVWGKEPWPKVERAARMAKRLGARTVVVHPPFRWQKDYATGFEAGVRRIAQAEGVTLAVENMYPWRAGGREFAAYLPGWDPCELDYDALLLDVSHAATSGLSCLELAERMGDRLKHLHLTDGNGSPKDEHLLPGQGSQPVAELLAHLAARDWQGDACVEVTTRRSRGPDERRAALAAALAFAREHLRVGPQG